The Euwallacea similis isolate ESF13 chromosome 7, ESF131.1, whole genome shotgun sequence genome has a window encoding:
- the LOC136410123 gene encoding aminoacylase-1-like isoform X1 has translation MPNSADQKDALDDQAIKNFQEYLRIPSVHPNINYEPCIKFLRAQAKSLGLPIMVTWVVEGKPIAIITWTGSEPTLPSILLNSHMDVVPVFEDKWTYKPFSAHIDEKGDIFARGTQDMKSVGIQYLEAIRRLKLDGVTLKRTLHVSFVPEEEVGGVDGMKPFVLTPEFKKLNVGFALDEGMATETDTFAVFYGERNIWHMIIHCPGTPGHGSLLLKNTAGEKVAYILNKLFEFRKQEVAKLASDSSLTLGDVTTVNLTQVKGGVQSNVVPPELVIVIDCRLAVTRDNEALETLVNQWCKEAGEDVWIEWEQKEPQVGATKLDASNPYWVAFKQTMDDLNLGLDPIICPGGTDARYVRQQGIPAIGFSPMNLSKQTLHAHNEYLNSDIFLKGILIYYKILIKLGNLC, from the exons atgcCAAACTCAGCTGATCAGAAGGACGCGTTGGATGACCAGGCGattaagaattttcaagaatacTTGCGAATTCCAAGTGTTCATCCGAATATCAACTATG AACCGTGCATTAAGTTCCTACGCGCTCAAGCAAAGAGCTTGGGTCTTCCCATCATGGTCACTTGGGTAGTTGAAGGAAAACCTATCGCCATTATTACATGGACCGGATCCGAGCCTACTTTACCCTCCATTCTTCTGAACAGTCACATGGATGTAGTGCCTGTATTTGAG gATAAATGGACTTACAAACCATTCAGTGCCCACATAGACGAAAAAGGAGACATTTTTGCAAGAGGCACTCAGGATATGAAATCTGTGGGAATTCAATACCTCGAAGCTATCAGGAGATTGAAACTTGATGGGGTAACTTTGAAGCGGACGTTGCACGTTTCGTTTGTTCCTG AGGAAGAAGTTGGAGGAGTGGATGGAATGAAACCATTTGTGCTCACTCCCGAGTTCAAGAAATTGAATGTCGGATTTGCATTAGATGAGGGCATGGCCACTGAAACTGATACTTTCGCGGTATTTTACGgagaaagaaatatttggC ATATGATTATTCACTGTCCTGGTACACCTGGCCATGGCTCTCTGCTGCTGAAGAACACAGCAGGCGAGAAAGTCGCttacattttgaataaattatttgaatttcgaAAACAAGAAGTGGCAAAACTGGCCAGCGATTCTAGCCTAACTCTAGGTGATGTCACTACTGTTAATTTAACTCAGGTCAAG GGTGGAGTTCAGTCAAACGTAGTGCCTCCTGAACTAGTCATAGTAATAGATTGTCGCCTAGCAGTGACACGTGACAATGAGGCATTAGAGACTCTGGTCAATCAATGGTGTAAAGAAGCAGGGGAAGATGTTTGGATTGAATGGGAGCAAAAGGAACCTCAAGTGGGAGCCACCAAACTCGATGCTTCTAATCCTTATTGGGTAGCTTTTAAGCAAACTATGGATGATCT CAATTTGGGCCTAGATCCAATCATATGTCCCGGTGGTACTGATGCCAGATATGTGCGGCAGCAAGGCATACCGGCCATTGGGTTTTCACCGATGAACCTGTCCAAGCAAACTTTGCATGCACATAATGAGTATTTAAATAGtgacatatttttgaaaggaattctgatatattataaaattctaattaaattaggGAATTTATGTTGA
- the LOC136410123 gene encoding aminoacylase-1-like isoform X2 — translation MPNSADQKDALDDQAIKNFQEYLRIPSVHPNINYEPCIKFLRAQAKSLGLPIMVTWVVEGKPIAIITWTGSEPTLPSILLNSHMDVVPVFEDKWTYKPFSAHIDEKGDIFARGTQDMKSVGIQYLEAIRRLKLDGVTLKRTLHVSFVPEEEVGGVDGMKPFVLTPEFKKLNVGFALDEGMATETDTFAVFYGERNIWHMIIHCPGTPGHGSLLLKNTAGEKVAYILNKLFEFRKQEVAKLASDSSLTLGDVTTVNLTQVKGGVQSNVVPPELVIVIDCRLAVTRDNEALETLVNQWCKEAGEDVWIEWEQKEPQVGATKLDASNPYWVAFKQTMDDLHLNLKTQIFPGGTDSRFVRSLGVPAIGFSPINNTPVLLHDHNEYLNKDVFVEGVGIYYKLLEAIANV, via the exons atgcCAAACTCAGCTGATCAGAAGGACGCGTTGGATGACCAGGCGattaagaattttcaagaatacTTGCGAATTCCAAGTGTTCATCCGAATATCAACTATG AACCGTGCATTAAGTTCCTACGCGCTCAAGCAAAGAGCTTGGGTCTTCCCATCATGGTCACTTGGGTAGTTGAAGGAAAACCTATCGCCATTATTACATGGACCGGATCCGAGCCTACTTTACCCTCCATTCTTCTGAACAGTCACATGGATGTAGTGCCTGTATTTGAG gATAAATGGACTTACAAACCATTCAGTGCCCACATAGACGAAAAAGGAGACATTTTTGCAAGAGGCACTCAGGATATGAAATCTGTGGGAATTCAATACCTCGAAGCTATCAGGAGATTGAAACTTGATGGGGTAACTTTGAAGCGGACGTTGCACGTTTCGTTTGTTCCTG AGGAAGAAGTTGGAGGAGTGGATGGAATGAAACCATTTGTGCTCACTCCCGAGTTCAAGAAATTGAATGTCGGATTTGCATTAGATGAGGGCATGGCCACTGAAACTGATACTTTCGCGGTATTTTACGgagaaagaaatatttggC ATATGATTATTCACTGTCCTGGTACACCTGGCCATGGCTCTCTGCTGCTGAAGAACACAGCAGGCGAGAAAGTCGCttacattttgaataaattatttgaatttcgaAAACAAGAAGTGGCAAAACTGGCCAGCGATTCTAGCCTAACTCTAGGTGATGTCACTACTGTTAATTTAACTCAGGTCAAG GGTGGAGTTCAGTCAAACGTAGTGCCTCCTGAACTAGTCATAGTAATAGATTGTCGCCTAGCAGTGACACGTGACAATGAGGCATTAGAGACTCTGGTCAATCAATGGTGTAAAGAAGCAGGGGAAGATGTTTGGATTGAATGGGAGCAAAAGGAACCTCAAGTGGGAGCCACCAAACTCGATGCTTCTAATCCTTATTGGGTAGCTTTTAAGCAAACTATGGATGATCT acaTCTCAATCTCAAAACTCAAATATTTCCTGGCGGTACCGATAGCAGATTCGTACGTTCACTCGGTGTACCTGCTATTGGATTCTCGCCGATCAACAATACGCCCGTTCTCTTACATGACCACAATGAGTATCTTAATAAAGACGTATTTGTTGAAGGTGTTGGCATTTAttataaactcttggaagCCATAGCTAATGTTTAA
- the Pi3K92E gene encoding phosphatidylinositol 4,5-bisphosphate 3-kinase catalytic subunit delta isoform yields MVPIPAEYMPDFWNELSSENPIVELSCLLPNGILVLLKVNYNASLAEIKEDLWDEASKYPMFGKLQTDTSQYLYKIVNFMAEIEELNDETRRLCDIRPTGGVLMVSECIPNSIDRSINVTIGHLIGKGLQEFEAYNSSEINDFRFNMKKMGEQIAKKRNQASWKEKLLYQFPPRISAISSVYLNELVNDYGSHGFHPPIRIEIKCDSEYGAIESDQSPEVLQSSFQFSVSRAIKPSKLLEMSLAKKAQILKINSEQGTEYVLKVCGRDEYLLLDRHLIEYQYIQDCIRDHATPSLLMVHTDRIPVVHGDYEYIDGCVLRGNTTDPTGSSNTLRKKKSNTSSWNIMDNYLIRVNTASKVNCDTKRALEIGIQVGLFHGGKPLCQPVKTDELPVSEKCEVVFDVPIEFDIQVCNIPRNAKLCFVIYEVNKVSRGTKSRKPKDISKAESLMNPIAWANTSVYDFKGQLKTGAMTLYMWTYAEDVISDEVLHPLGTVVSNPNTEYSTALTVYFQSFRNDETIVYPCTRTILEFARTLEQEQVPETIDNETRESCKRLITDVENFYDLHDQDRKKMWKYRHVWLRHMPEIFPRLLNCIDWDKREEVSQVIELLSQWPKLPVEKSLELLDYAYADQEVRKFAVKCLKDVSDEDLLLYLLQLVQAIKHELYLECELTKFLIERALTNQRVGHYLFWHLRSEMQMPAVSVKFGLILEAYCRGSQEHIPILQLQLKSVEKLRKCSEVVRSRRDKEKAKEALKECLSNNDEKYTVRSPLDPSFRCGPIRIEKCRVMDSKMKPLWILYEKYDRYGEDVSIIFKNGDDLRQDMLTLQMLKIMDRLWKREGYDLRMNPYNCISLDHRLGMIQVVLKSETIANIQKKSSISAYIRKDAIYAWLNECNRTDKSLAKAIEEFTFSCAGYCVATYVLGIADRHSDNIMIKETGQLFHIDFGHILGHFKEKFGIKRERVPFVLTHDFVYVINKGQNTTNALEFANFRMYCENAFMILRKHGNLILSLFAMMISTGLPELSSEKDLLYIRETLALSKTDEEALKHFKAKFDEALSNSWKTSLNWATHNISKNNKA; encoded by the exons ATGGTCCCAATACCGGCAGAGTATATGCCAGACTTCTGGAATGAACTTTCTTCGGAGAATCCCATAGTTGAATTGAGCTGTTTACTTCCTAATGGTATACTGGTTTTGCTCAAAGTTAATTACAATGCTTCTTTGGCGGAAATTAAGGAG GACCTATGGGATGAGGCCTCTAAGTATCCCATGTTTGGGAAGCTCCAAACTGACACGTCTCAATAtctatataaaattgttaattttatggCTGAAATAGAGGAATTAAATGATGAAACAAGAAGACTCTGCGATATTAGACCAACAGGAGGTGTGTTGATGGTGTCTGAGTGTATACCAAATTCGATAGACCGTTCTATTAATGTTACTATTGGCCATTTGATAGGAAAAG GTCTGCAAGAATTTGAGGCATACAACAGTTCAGAAATTAACGATTTTCgctttaatatgaaaaaaatgggAGAACAGATAGCCAAGAAAAGAAACCAGGCATCAtggaaggaaaaattattatatcagTTTCCTCCAAGAATATCTGCTATAAGCTCTGTTTATTTGAATGAATTAGTTAATGATTACGGCAGCCATGGTTTTCACCCTCCAATTAGGATTGAGATAAAATGCGATAGTGAATATGGAGCTATTGAGTCGGATCAATCTCCAGAA GTTCTACAAAGCTCATTTCAGTTCAGCGTTTCTCGAGCTATTAAACCTTCGAAATTATTGGAAATGAGTCTAGCAAAAAAGgcacaaatattgaaaattaatagtgAACAGGGAACTGAGTATGTGTTAAAAGTTTGTGGCCGCGAtgagtatttattattagatcGACATTTGATTGAGTATCAGTACATTCAAGACTGCATTCGAGATCATGCAACACCCTCTTTGCTGATGGTACATACGGATAGGATACCAG TTGTTCATGGCGATTATGAATATATAGATGGTTGCGTATTGAGAGGGAATACTACAGACCCTACAGGTTCCAGTAACAccttaagaaaaaagaaaagcaACACATCTTCCTGGAATATTATGGATAATTATCTTATTCGAGTGAATACTGCCAGTAAAGTCAACTGTGATACTAAACGGGCTTTAGAG ATCGGTATTCAAGTAGGACTATTTCACGGAGGAAAACCTCTATGTCAGCCAGTTAAAACTGATGAATTACCTGTTTCGGAAAAGTGCGAAGTTGTTTTTGATGTTCCTATAGAGTTTGACATTCAAGTTTGCAATATTCCCAGAAATGCTAAGTTatgttttgtgatttatgaagTCAACAAGGTCTCTAGAGGTACCAAATCTAGGAAACCTAAGGATATATCCAAAGCG gaaAGTTTAATGAACCCAATAGCTTGGGCCAATACTTCAGTGTACGATTTCAAAGGCCAACTTAAAACTGGGGCCATGACGCTCTATATGTGGACATATGCTGAAGATGTAATATCAGATGAAGTGTTGCATCCATTAGGGACGGTGGTCAGTAATCCGAATACTGAATATTCCACTGCCTTAACTGTGTACTTTCAAAG tTTCCGGAATGACGAAACGATAGTATATCCCTGTACTAGGACAATCCTAGAATTTGCACGCACTTTAGAGCAAGAACAAGTTCCTGAAACCATCGACAACGAAACAAGGGAATCCTGTAAAAGACTGATTACTGACGTGGAGAATTTTTATGATCTCCACGACCAG gaccgcaaaaaaatgtggaagtATCGGCATGTGTGGTTGCGCCATATGCCTGAAATATTTCCTAGATTGCTTAATTGTATAGATTGGGACAAAAGAGAAGAAGTGAGTCAAGTTATAGAGTTATTAAGTCAATGGCCGAAGCTCCCGGTAGAGAAATCATTGGAATTGCTCGATTACGCTTATGCAGATCAAGAAGTTAGAAAGTTTGCCGTAAAGTGCCTGAAAGATGTTAG TGATGAAGATCTCCTGTTGTACCTCCTACAATTAGTGCAGGCTATCAAACACGAGTTGTACCTTGAATGCGAATTGACcaagtttttaattgaaagagCTCTAACAAATCAAAGAGTCGGACACTATTTATTTTGGCATTTAAG AAGTGAAATGCAAATGCCAGCTGTATCTGTGAAATTTGGTCTAATACTTGAAGCGTATTGTCGAGGGAGTCAAGAACACATTCCGATCCTGCAGCTCCAATTGAAGTCGGTTGAAAAGTTGCGAAAATGCAGTGAAGTAGTGCGAAGTAGGAGAGACAAGGAGAAAGCAAAAGAAGCTTTAAAAGAGTGCTTGAGCaataatgatgaaaaataTACGGTGCGAAGCCCCTTGGATCCTAGCTTTAGATGTGGTCCAATCAG gaTCGAGAAGTGCAGAGTAATGGACAGCAAAATGAAACCTCTTTGGATACTATACGAAAAGTACGATAGATATGGAGAAGATGTTtccataatatttaaaaatgggGATGATTTGAGACAAGATATGCTTACGTTACAAATGCTGAAGATAATGGATAGGTTATGGAAACGAGAGGGCTATGACCTGAG AATGAACCCATATAATTGTATATCATTGGATCATCGACTTGGAATGATACAGGTAGTGCTCAAGTCTGAGACGATAGCgaatatccagaaaaaaagcTCAATAAGTGCGTATATTAGGAAGGATGCAATATATG CTTGGTTGAACGAATGTAATCGCACTGACAAGTCATTAGCAAAAGCAATCGAAGAGTTCACCTTTTCATGTGCTGGATACTGCGTTGCCACCTATGTATTAGGCATAGCCGACAGACATTCAGACAACATTATGATTAAAGAAACTGGGCAA CTGTTTCACATAGATTTTGGTCATATTCTTGgtcattttaaagaaaaattcggtATTAAGCGAGAACGGGTCCCATTTGTGCTGACCCACGATTTTGTATACGTAATTAACAAGGGCCAGAACACGACAAATGCTTTAGAGTTTGCAAATTTCCGTATGTATTGTGAGAACGCTTTCATGATACTACGAAAACACGggaatttaatattatcttTGTTTGCCATGATGATATCGACAGGTTTGCCCGAGCTTAGTTCAGAAAAGGACCTTCTCTATATTAGGGAAACTTTG gCTCTTTCCAAAACTGACGAAGAGGCgcttaaacattttaaagccAAGTTTGACGAGGCTTTGTCGAATTCGTGGAAGACTTCCCTTAATTGGGCAACACACAATATCTCCAAGAATAACAAGGCTTAG